caattttcaaattattaaatattatatcaatcGAGTCATTCCTCTAGTTTAACCGTCAATTTAGACATTAAACGCCCATTTTGATCTTATGTGGGTCATGGAGTATgtttaaaacatgtaatacaAATTgtaaacacacacacatatatatattgcatTGACAACTTGGATCAAATGtgtaaaaaaatttgtaaataaggattagttcttcttcttcttcttctttttcttattaCAATATATCTAAATTGATCATGTAATAGatacacatatttataatttaatccacaTCTGATTTAATATTAAATGTCCAAACTAATGGCTAAGTTAGTAGAAGACCTAATCAATACGTATATAactcaatttaaatattttaaaatttgaacacCAATTAAAATCCTAGACTATAATTTAGAAGTATATAATACAATCAATGATAATAAAACAACCGTACGAGAAATATAAACGTACAAAGCATATACGATATATATTATAGCAAGTGGGCAAAAGCTAAGCATATCTGGATTAAGTTCATGTACGGAATTATTAAAGATGTGCAATGTATCAGTCGTAAAAGATTTTGGCTATAGATTTTCGCTACATTATCAACTTGCTGGACCCTATTCACACACACGTATAGATAGAGTTGAAGAACATTCAATTTTGATTTTCATGAGAGGCACGACTTTTGGGAGCTGCTGTGACAACGCCAAGATAACGTATCAGCATCAAATTAATAGCCGTCAATAATGAATATCTTCCTTCATCAACAACTTGTTCTATATATTGGATAAGCCAATTGTTAAGCTCGAGatcatctttattattattatattattattattattattattattttaaaaggttGAAAAATACCAATTTTAGTTTTATCAACAAGTTTCCTTTTAgttaaattaacaataaaatggTATGGCTATTATTAGTTtgatttgaatttggaaaataagCAGTCAACCTCAACATGAAAAATAGCAATACGAATAGGAATAGGTGGAGGGCGGGATCCACGACCACATTGTGTGGTGGGGCAGCAATGCAGTTGCAATTCTGGGACGTACACTAACAACGCTCTACTGCAGATATTTTCTTCTCAACATGGCTGCTTGTTTGCTTGATGTGAGATTTCTCGCCTCGCCGCGTTATTATATATAAACcccaatttatattttattttcattcttcttatttatgaaatacatgaacttgaattatattattgatttttgttaattttttgcatataaatttgtgcaatttaatgataaattttagcATTGTTACGTACCCAAGTGGGGTAGCTTCTTAATTCTTGCAAATTACAATGATCAAAgtttattaattgaattatttgataTAAAAAGTAGATGagataaaaagagaaaagaagaagatataATGTATTAGCTGTTGGTCATATTTGATATGGAATGAGGGTTGCTTAATACATATATCCAATCATCATGGATTGGGGGGGGGGGACAGAGTGTGGGAAATATTGGTATGTAATGAAAGAGTAGTTCCAGCTGGAGGTATCTCCGAAAGTACATGAATTATTGGGTGGGCTTTAggattatttataatttgaggtaAATAGATGAGGGGGATCTTGACAACTCTTACTTACAGCCAATCGATTACATGGTGCATAGGCATATAATTGAATTTGAATGTGGGCTCACTCTCATCatcctctcttttttctttttatgatttttgttctAAACGCTTTGATCAATATTTGATATGACacgctctttttttttttttttttttttggttgaagaTTCAATGGCAAAGGCGAGTCCACATAAAATCAGagtctaaatctatgattttatAGATCATATTGGTGTTTGTAATTGTCAAGGGTCGTTTTCGTGAGTTTTGGCCTGTCATCCATTACCCATTTTCCATAATCCCGCCTCCTTTCTCTTGTCTTCTTCACCACACCCTTTTTTATTAATGCTACAGAAAAACAAAGGGGAAGGGGATGGGGGATTTGAAGGAAGGGGCAATGCGCATGTGTTGGTAGCTACAACAATGATTGATGATTGGCATTCACAAATGGTGCGGCCCAGAGTTATGATCCCTAGTCCCACTCAAACTCGTGTCAATCCTTAAACTATAATAAGTGTACCCAAAACATCTGCCAGTTCAAAAGCTTAACCTAATTAAAGTGAAAtccttaataaataataataataataaagcagaCACTGCTTTTCTTTATTATCGATTTCCGAACATTGATTTCTCCAAAGATTTTTACCAACACTTGTTTTCACATCAACTATTATATTCAAAGTGACGTATtcattcttttctctttgtaataGATGTGAAGGACAATCAATGATAGACAAGTCTTGATATTACTACAACTAATCATAAATTTAGTTTTTGAGGTTTAATTCCGTCTAAGACTCAagttttttttctgttttatatatatatacatgtataatataCATCACGTGAGTtgttatgttttaaaaatatttttattttaaaaaataacaatttaaccATCTTTTAAAAGTTTAtggttaaatttaattcattCTAAAAAATTGAGTGTCAgctttaacataaaaaaaaaagagtcaatttGATGAGAGATATAAACATtaaaaggctaaatttgttattttaaaaaaaatggttaaacaaatgaaaagaaagtaaagattattataattactttttttaaaaaaatctatttttaatacaaaataatttatgaaaaaagaTTAAGGGGATgggaaaaattattttacataattACCTTTTACTCCTTTTTTCAACATTCTcctcataaataaaaaattggagTAATTCAAAGGAAAGTAGTCTCCTTGGCTTAATAAAAATATCCATCCAAACAAGAGCCCTCactttcctttattttaatctaatCCAAATGTAAGAGTAGTGTTGTAGATTTTGACAACATGTGATTTGGGTGGTATATAATAcccaaatttaattatatatatttaaaggatGGTATATAATACCCAAATTCTATCaaatgtttgtataataaaatatggtccaacaaaaaaaattaaagttttaaaggtaataCTGATGTTTGAgcctttttaaaatatttattctgaAATTATAAATTTCGGTAACACTTTTTATCTAAACCTTATTCATTAGTAATGTTTTTTAATCAAGTAGGTatcaattatattaaataattgtatgtataattcaattaagttaTAGAGACATTAATTCTTTAATGTTTACATAAAAAGATATGGTGTTTCTATATTTTGGCAACCTCACAATAAATtattgtttatatttgaagtttggGTTTAAGGAATTTTTAAACATTAGATAGGACTACTTTTTTTAACTCCTCTAATTTTTTGTAGCTCTCTTCATGGTTTAGGTAATCCACTCGTTATAGGTTTGGGCAGAATGTTTTgtctttattaaataaattttaaaaatatttttatttaaatttaactctaaaaatatataaaattatatattttaatttttaaataatgaaatgagttatttgaaatTATTGGATTAAACTGTGCTCCAATCTGAAATTtttctaaattgaaaattaatctGTCTCAACTCATGAACATCTTTAATTTCAATCTCCTTTTATCACTGTTCTTGACTTCACCCGTGTATTATAATCTGAAACTCAGATTTAGTGACTGGCAATTCGATGGGCACGTAAACATAATAGGTGGGCAGAAACTGATGTGATGAAGGCCTATCACACCTGGGGGAACATTGTCACTTACCACATGTTGAATCCTATAAAAAAGATGTTCCTCAATAGCTTAGCATAGTCTTAATTCTTCCTATATTATTAGTACGGCCATGGTGAAGCATCCTCAAATGCTTGATTTGTCACTTCATAAAATTAGAACAACACATCCCGGATTTCCTCTCAACATTTATTTCTACCTCCAAATGCAAAAGCCCAACAATATCCTAAGCTTTAAGAAGATTTAATTTTGTCTTGTATTCACCTATATTCAGTAGTCTTCGAAAATCAAGTTAAATTAAATCCTTAAACGAGATGCAAAGCTCTATTATTGTTGTTCTATAACTTAAGAGACATTGATGACTATGACACGATTATAACTTAGAAGGAACAAATATTACTTGTAATAATCATGGCAAGAAAAGCGCATTCCACCCATACAGACACACGAACACATCCGCTTGTTAAATATGAATGAAAAGCTAAAAGTTACCGTGCCAGGATACCAATTTGAAAAGacttaatttataagtaaattgtAATAATTAAATCCGAATTACATAAGTTTTCACTATAACGCAACCTCATTAGGCTTTTATACTTCCACTAAATAATATCTTTCCaattagattttttaaatttattgggtTTATAATATCAGAACGATTGGGCCTAAGGCCCAGACTTTAGCTATGGGTAGACAATAGGCATTGTGGCCTctagagagaaaataaaataggCATATATGCCTGGACCGATGAGTCGTTTTAACTTGCcaaatttatggtgaaattttagAATGCAAAGGAAACAAGAACCAGTGTGCATTATCAACACTAAAAAGAAGACCCCTTCATTCCAACTAAAGTGAAAATTATCATGCTATTATAAGATTATTGGGTGCAACAACACAAATGCATGATCGATAATTCAATAGTTATCAATTTGTAAACCGTAAAATATAGACAGAGCTGAAAATTGGTTGAATGACAATCACTTGATCTTTGTGAAAATTGGATGAGGGCAAACGAATACCTAATATGGTTAAGGCAAGTTTTAATGGCTGGGCAGTGCAGAAAACACACTACCCAGCAGGCATTGTATCCTTATAATTCCAGCTGCTGTCCTAAAATGCACTTCAAACGCTGCTTCTGGAAAACAAATGTTTATGTCCTTTCTCCATAAGAGTTCTCAAGGACTGGAACCCCCGGCCCATAAATCAATCGGCAACGTTCGCTGAATGAGCTGATCATTCGGGACACTACTTCCTTAAAAAACATGGATGCCACCTGTTACACCAAAATATTAGGATGATCCAAGACTATTGAAGCTACCTCAgataaaaattttccttttttaaaccTATCTATTATAAAGCcataaaattaatagttaaaacTCTGTTGGTCCTTGGATATTTATATATTTGGCTATATGTATCCACAACCGAAAATATACACTCTCAAGCAATAAAATGCTTTGAAACCCATCTAGCTGACAATATGGATGCAGTTATATTAAAAGAGAACAGAAGGGAAGAAGGTTCAGGTGGTTAACAAGAATCTAAAACAACTACTCAAGAGGCTGGCAACATTTCGTCAAaggagaaaagaaataataagtcAAAAAACAAACAGCAGAGTGATTGTTACATGCATACCACAAGAGGGAAAATCAAGTATTGGTAATGACCTATAAACGCCCTATGGCCTATTAGGACATTACCTGCCGATAGAGTGGTGACTGGAACTTAAAGTCCACAAGAAAGTAAAGGCTGCAAGTTCCTGGGACTGGTCCAGGATTGAATTCCCAAATGTTTATCAAATGATCGAAAAGACTACTTTCTGATGCAGTTGACTGCAAAAACATTACATAGGGTCAGATCATCAGTAAgggtaaaaattaaattcatggaccaaaaaaaaaaaagggatcatccaTACAGATGCCAAGCaatatcttttttataatttacaagTACAAAATAGTAGCCCACAGATGCCATAGACAGGGACTAAGAAAAGACTCTTCGTATTATCCAGCCAAGAGGAAACCCTAATTAAAAGCAATCAATATGAAGTAGCATGCCATTGCAATCCTAAAGAGCAAAAGAGATCACATACATACTCCACGAGCATACaggttaaacaaataaaaacccaCTATAAGATAACTTGAAATGGTACCCAAAACATTCAGGCAAActttgaagtttgagattgtttTGACTGGAAATAAGATGATTTCTTTCTAAGTTGAGGCTACATGGCAATGGCTTCTAACTCCAATATTTTGGGAGAAGGGAGAGAGACAAAAACATGTGCTGCTGTCCAATGGCTTCATTCCAGTTTTGGTGAGGTTCTGTTCAAAACATTAAGTATCATATCTCAATCATGCCCAGTTCACCCTAATCCAAAATTTGGCATCTGAATCCCCCTAAATGCATTGCATAGAGTTCACATAAGTTGCCTCAGAAACATTCTCAGACAGGCAACCAATCTACATCAAGAACTACTCTATTCGTAGATATATAGGACAATGAAGGCTTTAACAGATTGCAAGTAGCATATCCAGAGAAAGACAATAGCATGCTCAATGTAAATGTTGTCACAAATCTTCAATTTCATGAAATGGCAAAGCATGCAAAAAGATTTACAGCTAAACAGTGTATTGAAATTCAACTCCATCTCAGTATCTACCAGATAAAATGTGTTGTAATTAGCATATTGCAATATTTTCAAACATCAAATATCCAATATCTTAATACAATAGACGTCGCTAAGTAGATATCATCAGCTTACAGAACACATAAAAGCCAAGCGAAGAGAAAGCAGCAGTTTTAAATATAAGGGTGAAATTCACTGCTATTACCTTTACAAACTTTGGCCTGCTTAATTCTACATGAGAAACATAACTCTCAACCAGAAACTTAAAACCAATCTCTAATTCAGCATCAAACGATCCATCTGGATAGTGTTTAATTACGTCAGACCGCTGACACCAAGGAACAAATCCGTGGTACAAATCAACAGCTGCGACCACATCAAATAATTGTTCTGGCGAATACCTAATTATCAACAAAATCATCTTAATCCAATAAGAAATCTTATGCTAATACTAACTTAAATCTCTTAACGGAAGTAAAACAAGTTTTATTCATGAGAaggttttttataaaattaccccatGACGATCCTTTCCTCGTAAACTTTAGATAAAACGCCGCCTTCTTCGCCGTCACCACAGCCTAAAAATTGTCTCCTTTGGAAAGTATAATGATTGAAAAAATAGTTTAATGGAACAATGGAATCCACCTTGCGTGAACCAAGTACCGGGTGAACCGACGGCATTTGGATACCGGAAATACTAGTAACCCATCGGATTTGATCGAAGTTCCCGGTTCGCCCTCCGTTCTTTGCGTGCCCAACAAACTGGTTAATCACATTTCTACGGGATATTACCGACCCGACCGCCTTTGAGGTCGATAAAAATGGCGGCATTGCAAGTTTCAGGAATTAGGCACGAATTGAAACTGTTAGGTATAAAAAGATTGGGGGTTAAAACCAATGATGAAGACTAATGTGAAGAAGGTAAGAGGAAAtctttaaaaaaaggaaaaagggaaacCCTAAGTTGacaaggaaaaagggaaagaaaagataCGTCTTTTAGAAGAACTAGGACAAGTTTACCATAGAAATTTCTTTGTTTGGGACATGGAGCTAGGTTCCTGGATATTCCCGgcttcaatttccaatttaagcGTTGGGTGATAAATTTCTAGATTAATATCATTTTTGGTTTCTCTCTGAagggggaaaaaaaaaagaacgaaagagaaaaactaatataaattttaattttctctaAATTTAAGAATTTgagaattttctctaattttgattttgaaaatgatgctggatattattatcaattatttctagaatttttatttttttaggaatttccagaaatttttattataaattacatatGAAATGTGACGTAAATTATCAGGTCATGATATTTCAAAGAAAAACAATTTAGAccaaagaaatataaaaaaattaaaatgaaaatgataaaattaaaatagtgaaagttaagttattaatattatatcttcGTTATCTATAATTTCACAGGCAAGGCGTGaaagttagtttttttttataaacaaaaaaagaaaatcaaagattaGCCCTCAACCTCAATACCAAAGCCCATGGGCCATAAGGTCAATGGCAGCTGATCTACAATTAGCTTAACCAAACCATAAAGCAAATTCCAAATTTACTTGTCCTTCATTCTTTTTTGACAATGAATCTGTTCCATCTcctcaacttataacaatattcACACGCAACACACACTAAACGGTGTAAGTACGTACACGGTCTCAAGAAATAATGATaaaacaattttgattaagtgtaaCAAATATATCACAATCAAATTATAAATGTAAATACTATAAGAACAAATTGTCTAAGTAATCGTAAAGTAGAATCAAATTATTACAACATAAACAAGctaaaaattaatacaatttaaactaaagtcaacaaataaaactaaaaaattcaatatatgattaaatttaaaacctAGGTATATAATTACGCATGAcaaaatatatttgtattttaaaaaaagttcaaattttaaaaacaatatcataaaaaagaaaatcatgactcccaaaagattaattaatttttatcaatagtgaaataaatataaaagacaCTATTTTTTTGAAAGTACGAAAGacacattaatttttaaaaaatgtataactTGCAAATGATCCTGATTCATATTAGTTCTTATGTTATTGAAACAAAAACCGAACGAAACTAATTCAACACTATTTAATGTCTTGATCAAATTGAATAACAACTTAGTTAAGAAACGacaaaaaaaaaccccaaatccAATCGTTATCATCATGGCTACGGTTTACGTCAATAGAGCGATTAAAGCTTATGAGAGCCTATGTAATCACTAACTACTAATGCAAAATAATTTGGTGACGAGAAT
The sequence above is drawn from the Gossypium hirsutum isolate 1008001.06 chromosome A05, Gossypium_hirsutum_v2.1, whole genome shotgun sequence genome and encodes:
- the LOC107958120 gene encoding coenzyme Q-binding protein COQ10 homolog B, mitochondrial encodes the protein MPPFLSTSKAVGSVISRRNVINQFVGHAKNGGRTGNFDQIRWVTSISGIQMPSVHPVLGSRKVDSIVPLNYFFNHYTFQRRQFLGCGDGEEGGVLSKVYEERIVMGYSPEQLFDVVAAVDLYHGFVPWCQRSDVIKHYPDGSFDAELEIGFKFLVESYVSHVELSRPKFVKSTASESSLFDHLINIWEFNPGPVPGTCSLYFLVDFKFQSPLYRQVASMFFKEVVSRMISSFSERCRLIYGPGVPVLENSYGERT